One region of Oryza sativa Japonica Group chromosome 10, ASM3414082v1 genomic DNA includes:
- the LOC4348576 gene encoding uncharacterized oxidoreductase At4g09670, with product MSSPSSAASPPPPPPAEQRRPDPVRFGIMGCASIARKLARAMLLAPGAAVAAVGSRSEAKARAFAEETGLLLRHAPRLHGSYEALLADPGVDAVYLPLPTSLHVRWATAAAAAGKHVLLEKPTALCAADLDAILAACDAAGVQFMDATMWMHHPRTAKMRELVADEATTGDVRVINSLFSFRANEEFLQNDIRVKPDLDALGTLGDAGWYSIRAILWAVDYELPKTVIALRNPVRNQAGVLLACGATLYWADGKIATFNCSFLTNLTMDMTIVGTNGTLHVTDFVIPYEEKYAAFNMASKSKFAELHIGWDPLPSKHVVSTDLPQEALMVQEFSRLVQNIRDAGGKPEGKWPAITRKTQVVMDAVKTSIDNRFGPVDISS from the exons ATGTCGTCCccgtcctccgccgcgtcgccgccgccgccgccgccggcggagcagCGCCGCCCGGACCCGGTGCGCTTCGGCATCATGGGGTGCGCCTCCATCGCGCGGAAGCTGGCCCGCGCCATGCTCCTCGCCCcgggcgccgccgtggccgccgtcggGAGCCGCTCCGAGGCGAAGGCCCGCGCGTTCGCCGAGGAGACCGGCCTGCTCCTCCGCCACGCCCCGCGCCTGCACGGCTCCTACGAGGCCCTCCTCGCCGACCCGGGCGTCGACGCCGTCTACCTCCCGCTCCCCACCAGCCTCCACGTCCGctgggccaccgccgccgccgccgcggggaagCACGTCCTCCTCGAGAAGCCCACCGCGCTCTgcgccgccgacctcgacgccatcctcgccgcctGCGACGCCGCGGGCGTCCAGTTCATGGACGCCACCATGTGGATGCACCACCCGCGCACCGCCAAGATGCgggagctcgtcgccgacgaggCCACCACCGGCGACGTCAGGGTG ATAAATAGCCTGTTCAGCTTTCGGGCAAACGAAGAATTCCTCCAAAATGATATCAGGGTAAAGCCAGACCTTGATGCCCTGGGTACGCTAGGCGATGCTGGGTGGTACAGCATCCGTGCAATTTTGTGGGCTGTTGACTATGAGCTTCCCAAGACTGTGATCGCCCTGCGCAACCCTGTTAGGAACCAAGCTGGCGTGCTCCTTGCCTGCGGAGCAACATTGTACTGGGCTGATGGAAAGATTGCCACCTTCAACTGTTCTTTCCTCACCAACCTCACCATGGACATGACCATCGTTGGAACAAACGGTACGCTTCACGTCACCGACTTTGTCATCCCATATGAAGAGAAGTACGCGGCATTCAACATGGCGTCCAAGTCAAAGTTTGCTGAACTCCACATCGGATGGGATCCACTGCCGAGCAAGCATGTCGTCTCTACAGACCTGCCACAGGAAGCCCTCATGGTCCAGGAATTCTCAAGGTTAGTGCAGAACATCCGAGACGCAGGTGGCAAACCTGAGGGAAAGTGGCCAGCCATCACCCGGAAGACTCAGGTTGTGATGGATGCGGTTAAAACCTCCATTGACAACCGATTTGGGCCAGTGGATATTTCTAGCTGA